The proteins below are encoded in one region of Hordeum vulgare subsp. vulgare chromosome 3H, MorexV3_pseudomolecules_assembly, whole genome shotgun sequence:
- the LOC123444674 gene encoding ABSCISIC ACID-INSENSITIVE 5-like protein 2, with protein MGSRKMASQPGRGTGGDAGTSQRGQVQSLARQGSLYSLTLDEVQNHLGEPLQSMNLDELLRTVFPDDLEPDGATTSQYVPSSSLMRQGSITMPTELSKKTVDEVWKGIQDAPKGSVQGGGRRKRERQPTLGEMTLEDFLVQAGVVTQGFLKDTGDAGNLGLVGRGATAAGAADLTSGAQWLGQYQQQIAAAPIDTPQHGHQIVPAAYMPIQFVPKPLNVVGPGATLGSAYSDGQSTSPMISPISDSQTPGRKRGVSGDVPNKFVERRQKRMIKNRESAARSRARKQAYTNELENKVSRLEEENERLKKQKELNMILCAVALPEPKYQLRRTCSAAF; from the exons ATGGGGAGTCGGAAAATGGCGTCGCAGCCCGGGCGTGGCACCGGCGGCGACGCCGGCACGTCGCAGCGCGGGCAGGTGCAGAGCCTGGCGAGGCAGGGGTCTCTGTACAGCCTCACCCTCGACGAGGTGCAGAACCATCTGGGAGAGCCCCTGCAGAGCATGAACCTCGATGAGCTGCTCAGGACTGTCTTTCCCGATGACCTGGAGCCCGATGGCGCGACCACCAGCCAGTATGTGCCGAGCTCAAGCCTCATGCGCCAGGGCAGCATCACGATGCCGACCGAGCTCAGCAAGAAGACGGTGGATGAGGTGTGGAAGGGCATCCAGGATGCGCCCAAGGGGAGTGTCCAGGGGGGTGGTCGGCGCAAGCGGGAGAGGCAGCCCACGCTCGGCGAGATGACACTTGAGGATTTCTTGGTTCAAGCAGGGGTTGTCACCCAAGGATTTCTCAAGGATACGGGCGATGCTGGCAATTTGGGTCTGGTGGGGAGAGGTGCTACTGCAGCCGGAGCCGCCGATTTGACATCTGGGGCACAGTGGTTAGGCCAGTACCAGCAGCAGATTGCAGCTGCACCCATCGACACTCCTCAACATGGACATCAAATTGTGCCAGCTGCTTATATGCCCATTCAGTTTGTCCCTAAGCCACTGAATGTTGTTGGCCCTGGTGCCACTCTGGGATCTGCTTACTCTGATGGCCAGAGTACATCACCAATGATCAGTCCAATTTCTGATTCTCAGACGCCTGGGAGAAAGCGTGGTGTATCAGGAGATGTCCCGAACAAGTTTGTGGAGAGAAGGCAGAAGAGGATGATCAAGAATAGGGAGTCGGCTGCCCGTTCAAGGGCTAGGAAGCAG GCCTACACAAATGAACTCGAAAACAAGGTATCTCGTTTAGAAGAGGAGAATGAGAGGCTAAAGAAGCAAAAG GAGTTGAACATGATACTTTGCGCGGTGGCTCTACCGGAACCCAAGTATCAACTCAGGAGAACATGCTCGGCCGCTTTCTGA